A part of Lactobacillus sp. ESL0700 genomic DNA contains:
- a CDS encoding VTT domain-containing protein → MALINFILHIDHHLIAIVNQFGGWTYLILFGIIFIETGLVIFPFLPGDSLIFAASSMAVNPKYQLDIWLVYLTVLLAAVLGDACNYELGARSVNAGSHYAWFNKLINQKNRLAAEKFFERHGPITIVIGRFIPFIRTFVPFISGGSKMHYGKFAAYNIVGGILWCGVFTIIGFFFGNIPFVRDHFSILILAIILISVIPILIVALKKHIALKKEFH, encoded by the coding sequence ATGGCGCTAATCAACTTTATCTTGCACATTGATCATCACCTAATCGCAATCGTCAATCAGTTTGGCGGTTGGACCTACCTTATCCTATTTGGCATTATTTTTATTGAAACCGGCCTGGTCATCTTTCCGTTTTTACCCGGGGATTCGCTTATTTTTGCAGCGAGTTCGATGGCCGTTAATCCCAAATATCAACTTGATATTTGGCTAGTGTACCTAACGGTTCTACTGGCGGCAGTCTTAGGTGATGCCTGCAATTATGAGCTTGGCGCCCGATCTGTTAATGCCGGCAGCCATTATGCCTGGTTCAATAAGTTAATTAATCAAAAAAATCGCCTGGCAGCCGAAAAGTTTTTTGAACGTCACGGCCCAATCACAATTGTAATTGGGCGCTTTATCCCGTTCATTAGGACCTTTGTTCCCTTCATTTCCGGCGGCAGCAAAATGCACTACGGTAAATTCGCGGCATACAACATTGTCGGCGGCATTCTCTGGTGCGGCGTGTTCACCATCATCGGCTTTTTCTTCGGCAACATCCCGTTTGTCAGGGATCATTTTTCAATTTTAATCCTAGCTATCATCTTGATTTCTGTCATCCCGATTTTAATTGTTGCGTTAAAAAAGCACATCGCACTAAAAAAGGAGTTCCATTAA
- a CDS encoding TIGR01906 family membrane protein, with protein sequence MNKQNSILTIIYHFVFAITSSVVGAIVASWPLLLVFIVVQKTNKTVKLTIGQVMHNYDQLMWYLIWPFKHVLHMRDLPTSPMAAQHFAAVKKLFVLAIVAFLCCLAIHFWGRRQKGNVLKLNKVWALLFLLLPIAILPFAVTNFDSFFVLFHHVLFAGSNTWLFDPATDPIINVLTEGFFASCFAVGGIIYELYFAEKLLQR encoded by the coding sequence ATGAACAAGCAAAATAGTATTCTGACGATTATTTATCATTTCGTATTTGCAATTACAAGCAGCGTAGTGGGCGCAATTGTTGCTAGTTGGCCGCTGCTCTTGGTTTTTATTGTTGTCCAAAAAACAAACAAAACGGTGAAACTGACGATTGGTCAAGTAATGCACAATTATGATCAACTAATGTGGTATTTGATTTGGCCGTTTAAGCATGTGTTGCACATGCGCGACTTGCCAACTTCACCGATGGCGGCGCAGCACTTTGCGGCGGTAAAGAAACTTTTTGTCTTGGCAATTGTTGCCTTTTTGTGCTGTTTAGCAATTCATTTTTGGGGCCGGCGGCAAAAAGGTAATGTGCTAAAGTTGAATAAGGTTTGGGCACTGCTATTTTTACTATTACCGATTGCAATTTTGCCGTTTGCCGTGACAAACTTTGACAGTTTTTTCGTTTTGTTTCATCATGTGTTGTTTGCGGGGAGTAATACGTGGTTATTTGACCCAGCAACAGATCCGATTATTAATGTGCTGACAGAGGGCTTTTTTGCCTCGTGTTTTGCCGTTGGTGGAATTATTTATGAATTATACTTTGCTGAAAAATTATTACAGCGTTAA
- a CDS encoding YutD family protein: MTDKTVADKADSSKKPERNNKFTEDQPLRHPLAVVGQVGDQVKINKQLYQILVNKREALDIEVLRQKYDPYLDQYDFLVGDVSSEHLRLKGFYKDNMRTAIDRKEQTIADYLMEYCNPGTGYFILQLLSPVHHYHSSSQKNWHGNYRQSGYRRFGTHSKKTVVFKKRRVHKTTFKKKETVAVKKEHSNHHSFVIKKRKGSK; encoded by the coding sequence ATGACGGATAAGACAGTAGCAGACAAGGCAGATAGTTCAAAAAAGCCGGAACGTAATAATAAGTTTACTGAGGACCAGCCGTTGCGCCACCCGCTGGCCGTTGTTGGCCAAGTTGGCGATCAAGTTAAGATTAACAAGCAGCTTTACCAAATACTTGTTAACAAAAGAGAAGCGCTGGATATTGAGGTTTTGCGGCAAAAGTATGATCCGTATCTCGATCAATATGACTTTTTGGTGGGGGATGTTTCCAGTGAGCATTTACGACTAAAGGGTTTCTATAAGGATAATATGCGGACAGCGATTGACCGCAAGGAGCAGACAATTGCGGATTATTTGATGGAATACTGTAATCCGGGAACAGGTTACTTTATTTTGCAGCTGCTCAGTCCGGTTCATCATTATCACTCTAGCAGCCAAAAAAATTGGCATGGCAATTACCGGCAATCTGGATACAGACGATTTGGCACTCATTCAAAGAAGACGGTGGTGTTTAAAAAGCGGCGGGTGCACAAAACCACTTTTAAGAAAAAAGAAACGGTTGCGGTCAAAAAAGAACACAGCAATCATCACTCTTTTGTAATTAAAAAGAGAAAGGGCAGCAAGTAA
- a CDS encoding TIGR01457 family HAD-type hydrolase produces MKDYQLFLIDLDGTIYRGKDTIAAGVRFVHRLEQAGKDYLFLTNNTTRTPQMVVDKLAGHGIKTDIEHVYTPCMATVSYLRRQSPQLTPLKFYLIGEIGLWHEFLQQKDFELDPHHPDYVIVGMDRDLTYRKVQIAADAIRSGATFIGTNADVNLPSDEGLLPGNGSQCAMIAVSSGQEPLYIGKPSAIIVEMALAKMKCSKERAILVGDNYDTDIKAGFNSQVDQLLVTTGITQPSDIKDQRQPTYVVGSLDQFEL; encoded by the coding sequence GTGAAAGATTACCAATTATTTTTGATTGACCTTGACGGTACGATTTATCGCGGCAAGGATACAATTGCTGCTGGTGTGCGTTTTGTTCATCGCTTAGAGCAAGCAGGCAAGGATTATTTATTCTTAACCAATAACACCACCAGAACGCCGCAGATGGTCGTGGATAAGCTGGCGGGTCATGGGATTAAGACGGACATAGAACACGTTTATACGCCCTGTATGGCGACTGTGAGCTATCTTAGAAGGCAGAGTCCGCAATTGACACCACTGAAATTTTATTTAATTGGTGAAATTGGCTTGTGGCATGAATTTTTGCAGCAAAAAGATTTTGAACTGGATCCGCACCACCCAGACTATGTCATTGTGGGGATGGATCGTGATTTAACGTACCGTAAGGTTCAGATTGCTGCCGATGCTATTAGAAGTGGCGCGACGTTTATTGGGACCAATGCCGACGTTAATTTGCCTAGCGATGAGGGATTATTGCCAGGAAATGGGTCGCAGTGTGCGATGATTGCCGTTTCCAGTGGCCAAGAACCGCTGTATATTGGTAAGCCGTCAGCGATTATTGTTGAGATGGCGCTGGCTAAAATGAAGTGCTCGAAGGAGCGGGCAATTTTGGTTGGTGACAATTATGATACTGATATTAAGGCCGGCTTTAATAGTCAGGTTGACCAATTGCTAGTGACCACTGGAATTACGCAGCCGAGCGATATTAAGGATCAGCGGCAACCAACTTATGTCGTTGGTAGTTTGGATCAATTTGAATTATGA
- a CDS encoding bifunctional UDP-sugar hydrolase/5'-nucleotidase, with protein sequence METLRILHTNDLHSHFEHFPKIGRYLKTAQQDQSVDQVFTFDAGDFMDRSQPLTDATYGQANIDLMNSFNYDAITIGNNEGISNSHAVVERLFDRAKFPVILANLREEDETLPHWCVQDKILTTKKGTRIALIGLTAAYPLSYLPNHWHVKMLKETMDAVLPKIEGKYDVLILLTHIGLNMDRFLAENYPQIDLIVGGHSHDLLKHGEEVNGVWLTQTGKWGNYVGNIRMELDDQHHVQKIVPHVEPTSLMKAEPDDEEVIQSYQDRGRDILMQEQVADLPEKFANNREAAIKVSLDAIANFAGTDLAMLSSGLFLDPFKKGILTKYDLQRSLPHSMHVVRSTLKGSDLWRLVMEIEKNRHFLDHFPLQGMSFRGKIFGQMHYKGIKFDPISRVVYVNGKQIDPLKEYEIAVLDHYVLVPFFPTLAIVGDNKFLFPQFLREVVGNYLAKKYPIDRK encoded by the coding sequence ATGGAAACACTTCGCATTTTACATACCAATGATTTACACTCGCATTTTGAACACTTTCCTAAAATTGGACGTTATTTAAAAACCGCCCAGCAGGATCAGTCGGTTGACCAAGTTTTCACGTTTGATGCCGGTGATTTTATGGATCGTTCGCAGCCGCTAACTGATGCAACATACGGCCAAGCCAATATTGATTTGATGAACTCGTTTAATTACGATGCAATTACTATTGGCAATAATGAAGGAATTTCTAATTCTCATGCGGTGGTTGAGCGGCTGTTTGACCGCGCCAAGTTCCCCGTGATTTTGGCTAATTTGCGCGAGGAAGATGAGACATTGCCGCATTGGTGCGTGCAAGATAAAATCCTGACTACCAAAAAAGGCACGCGAATTGCCCTAATTGGTTTGACGGCAGCATATCCTCTGTCTTATCTGCCTAATCATTGGCACGTTAAGATGTTGAAAGAAACAATGGATGCGGTTTTGCCTAAGATTGAGGGTAAGTACGATGTTTTAATTCTACTAACTCACATTGGCTTGAACATGGATCGCTTTTTGGCAGAAAATTATCCACAGATTGACCTAATTGTCGGCGGTCATAGTCACGATTTATTAAAGCATGGTGAAGAAGTTAATGGCGTCTGGCTGACACAGACGGGCAAGTGGGGCAACTATGTTGGCAATATTCGGATGGAACTTGATGACCAGCACCACGTGCAAAAGATCGTGCCGCATGTTGAACCAACAAGTCTGATGAAGGCGGAGCCGGATGATGAAGAAGTAATTCAAAGTTATCAGGACCGTGGTCGTGACATTTTAATGCAGGAGCAGGTTGCGGATTTACCAGAAAAATTTGCGAATAATCGCGAGGCTGCTATTAAGGTGTCGCTGGATGCAATTGCTAATTTTGCTGGGACAGACCTAGCAATGCTGAGTTCTGGCTTGTTTTTAGACCCGTTTAAGAAGGGCATTTTAACAAAATACGATTTGCAAAGGAGTTTGCCGCACTCAATGCACGTTGTACGCTCAACCTTAAAGGGTAGTGACTTGTGGCGACTGGTTATGGAAATTGAAAAAAACCGGCATTTTCTCGATCATTTTCCGTTGCAGGGGATGAGCTTTCGCGGGAAGATTTTTGGGCAAATGCATTACAAGGGAATTAAATTTGATCCGATTAGTCGCGTTGTTTATGTTAATGGCAAGCAGATTGACCCGCTCAAAGAGTACGAAATCGCGGTGCTGGACCACTACGTACTAGTGCCGTTTTTTCCGACATTAGCAATTGTGGGCGATAATAAATTTTTATTTCCGCAATTTTTGCGGGAAGTTGTTGGCAATTATTTAGCCAAAAAATACCCGATTGATAGGAAGTGA
- a CDS encoding NAD(P)/FAD-dependent oxidoreductase translates to MGAGPIGLFSANFAHLHGLQTIIFDSLKEVGGQPKLLYPFKKIFDIPVFNEITGKELVERLAEETKTKATFALNHRVNEITKNGDYFIIDDEFAVKSIIIASGTGSFTPKKFPLKVDSESEKHIHYYIREPEKFADKTVGVFGGGDSALDWALELAQQPNTHVKLVHRRNEFRGLESSIQQLKSLKNVEILTPYLPKVSSLVNNQLQIGLKQMGQSDIIQHSFDEIVVAYGFRANNNFVKQWGVDIAGGQIKVGQEMKTNVSGIYAVGDAATYPGRVPVIGLGFGEAQIAITSIMRSLFPEKTLTIHSTSI, encoded by the coding sequence GTGGGGGCAGGTCCAATTGGTCTCTTCAGCGCGAATTTTGCTCATCTGCATGGACTACAAACCATCATTTTTGACTCATTAAAGGAAGTTGGTGGGCAACCAAAACTACTTTATCCGTTCAAAAAAATCTTTGACATCCCTGTTTTTAATGAAATTACGGGTAAAGAATTAGTTGAACGTTTAGCAGAAGAAACAAAGACAAAGGCAACTTTTGCACTAAACCACCGCGTTAATGAGATTACGAAAAATGGCGATTATTTCATTATTGACGATGAATTTGCCGTCAAAAGTATCATTATTGCCAGCGGCACTGGTTCGTTTACGCCCAAAAAGTTCCCGCTCAAAGTGGACAGTGAGAGTGAAAAACACATTCACTACTATATAAGAGAGCCTGAAAAATTTGCTGATAAAACAGTCGGCGTTTTCGGCGGCGGTGATTCGGCACTTGATTGGGCACTCGAATTAGCCCAGCAGCCTAACACGCACGTTAAGCTCGTCCACCGGCGAAATGAATTTCGCGGTTTAGAATCCAGTATTCAGCAACTTAAAAGTTTAAAAAATGTTGAAATTCTGACCCCTTACCTTCCTAAAGTCAGTTCGTTAGTCAATAATCAATTACAGATTGGCCTAAAACAAATGGGGCAATCCGACATTATCCAACATTCATTTGATGAAATCGTGGTTGCTTATGGTTTTCGCGCCAACAATAATTTTGTTAAACAATGGGGCGTTGACATTGCCGGCGGACAAATTAAGGTCGGGCAGGAAATGAAGACCAATGTCTCTGGGATTTATGCTGTCGGTGATGCCGCCACATATCCCGGACGCGTACCCGTGATTGGCCTTGGCTTTGGTGAAGCGCAAATTGCAATTACTTCAATTATGCGGTCACTTTTCCCAGAGAAAACTTTAACCATCCACTCAACCAGTATTTAG